A window of the Rhodoluna limnophila genome harbors these coding sequences:
- the infC gene encoding translation initiation factor IF-3 — translation MSRLEEQLISDPRINERIRVPEVRLVGAAGEQIGVVRIEDALRMAQEQDLDLVEVAPTSKPPVAKLMDFGKFKYEAAQKVREARKNQVNTILKTVRFGLKIDAHDYGTKRGQIERFLKAGDKVKVIVVFRGREQSRPEMGIKLLQKLAEEVAELGAVESNPSIDGRNMVMVIGPLKNKADAKAEAKKAADKVSKAAAKDQVSPEQPKESAAEAAE, via the coding sequence ATGTCACGTTTAGAGGAGCAACTTATCAGCGATCCCCGTATCAACGAGCGCATCCGCGTGCCAGAGGTTCGCCTCGTCGGCGCCGCAGGTGAGCAGATTGGCGTTGTCCGAATTGAAGATGCCTTGCGCATGGCGCAGGAGCAGGACCTTGATCTAGTCGAGGTTGCCCCAACTTCTAAGCCACCAGTTGCAAAGCTGATGGACTTCGGCAAGTTCAAATACGAAGCTGCACAGAAGGTTCGCGAGGCACGTAAAAACCAGGTCAACACCATTCTTAAGACCGTTCGTTTCGGTCTAAAGATTGATGCTCACGACTATGGCACAAAGCGTGGCCAGATCGAACGCTTCCTCAAGGCCGGTGACAAGGTCAAGGTGATCGTGGTTTTCCGTGGTCGCGAACAGTCTCGCCCAGAAATGGGTATCAAGTTGCTTCAGAAGCTTGCCGAAGAAGTAGCCGAGTTGGGTGCAGTCGAATCGAATCCTTCGATCGACGGACGAAACATGGTTATGGTCATCGGTCCGCTAAAGAACAAGGCAGATGCCAAAGCAGAAGCCAAAAAAGCGGCAGACAAGGTGTCTAAGGCAGCAGCCAAAGACCAGGTAAGCCCAGAACAGCCAAAGGAATCGGCAGCAGAAGCTGCCGAGTAG
- a CDS encoding TrmH family RNA methyltransferase, giving the protein MLTDPKAAKVRGVAKLTKKDARSSTGLFLLEGPQGLKEALERPRLIVELYATEEAVSRYPELFDRAESKRIQVQLVTEPVLKALSDTTTPQGVVAVCEQLDVSLDDVLESKPTLIAFLANIRDPGNAGTVLRAADAAGADAVIFSSNSVDVYNPKVVRSTTGSIFHLPIVIDIDIETAIDKFKAAGIQVFAANGGGEQIPDLKPEVLQAPTAWVFGNEAWGFEQSTLEQVDREVAVPLYGAAESLNLATAASICLYASAFAQNTGA; this is encoded by the coding sequence TTGCTAACTGATCCCAAGGCCGCCAAGGTCCGTGGGGTTGCCAAGCTCACTAAGAAAGACGCCCGGTCCTCGACCGGGCTCTTTCTGCTTGAGGGACCTCAAGGACTCAAAGAGGCACTCGAACGACCGAGGCTAATCGTCGAGTTGTACGCAACCGAGGAAGCCGTTTCGCGCTACCCGGAACTCTTTGATCGAGCAGAATCCAAGCGCATTCAGGTGCAACTGGTAACTGAGCCAGTGCTCAAAGCACTTTCTGACACCACAACCCCTCAGGGCGTAGTTGCCGTATGCGAGCAACTGGATGTCTCACTGGATGATGTTCTAGAGTCCAAGCCAACTTTGATTGCCTTTCTGGCAAACATTCGGGACCCTGGCAATGCTGGTACCGTCCTTCGTGCCGCAGACGCTGCGGGTGCCGATGCTGTCATTTTCAGCAGCAACAGTGTCGATGTTTACAACCCGAAGGTAGTTCGCTCTACGACCGGATCAATTTTTCACCTGCCGATTGTCATCGACATCGACATTGAAACCGCAATCGATAAATTCAAGGCGGCAGGAATTCAGGTGTTTGCGGCCAACGGCGGCGGCGAACAAATCCCTGATCTTAAACCTGAGGTTTTGCAGGCTCCAACCGCTTGGGTATTTGGTAACGAGGCGTGGGGTTTCGAGCAAAGCACTCTCGAGCAGGTTGACCGTGAGGTTGCAGTTCCCCTTTACGGAGCCGCAGAGTCGCTGAACCTAGCCACAGCTGCGAGCATCTGCCTCTACGCCTCTGCCTTCGCTCAAAATACTGGAGCCTAG
- the argB gene encoding acetylglutamate kinase → MIPSAQQDQNLAAIKAETLIESLPWLQAFHGKVVVVKFGGNAMVDEALQKAFAEDMAYLRWVGIKPVVVHGGGPQISARLAELGIESEFRGGFRVTTDETISVVRDVLREQISAQLAAMIEQAGAETVIMSGEDANLFRAEKTVLDSETGPVDIGLVGEVTQVNPRIVFEALDAGRIPVVSTVAPTIAGELLNVNADLAAASLAVALGAEKLMVLTDVPGLYSDWPNRDSLVSEITTGELEELLPKLESGMIPKMQACLRAVQGGVPSSHVIDGRTPHSILLEIFTVSGVGTVVHPN, encoded by the coding sequence ATGATTCCTTCAGCTCAGCAAGATCAAAACCTGGCGGCAATCAAAGCCGAGACTCTGATTGAGTCCCTGCCTTGGTTGCAGGCTTTCCACGGCAAGGTCGTGGTGGTGAAGTTCGGCGGCAACGCCATGGTTGACGAGGCTCTGCAGAAGGCATTTGCCGAGGACATGGCCTACCTTCGCTGGGTGGGCATCAAGCCAGTAGTTGTTCACGGTGGTGGTCCACAGATTTCAGCTCGATTGGCCGAGCTCGGTATCGAGAGTGAGTTCCGCGGTGGCTTCCGCGTTACTACAGATGAAACCATCAGTGTGGTTCGCGATGTACTGCGAGAGCAGATTTCAGCCCAACTTGCAGCGATGATCGAGCAGGCCGGTGCCGAGACCGTGATTATGTCCGGTGAGGACGCCAACCTGTTCCGCGCTGAAAAGACAGTTCTCGACTCTGAAACCGGTCCAGTAGATATCGGTCTGGTCGGCGAGGTCACTCAGGTAAATCCGAGGATTGTGTTTGAAGCCCTAGACGCGGGACGAATTCCGGTGGTTTCCACCGTCGCGCCAACTATCGCCGGTGAACTTCTAAACGTGAACGCTGACCTAGCGGCGGCATCACTGGCTGTAGCGCTTGGTGCCGAAAAGCTTATGGTTCTGACCGATGTCCCAGGTCTTTACAGTGACTGGCCAAATCGTGATTCACTCGTGTCAGAAATCACCACCGGGGAGCTTGAGGAATTGCTGCCAAAACTCGAGTCCGGCATGATTCCAAAAATGCAAGCCTGCTTGCGCGCTGTTCAGGGTGGTGTGCCAAGTTCGCACGTCATTGATGGCCGCACGCCACACAGCATCCTGCTAGAAATTTTCACTGTCTCCGGCGTCGGCACAGTTGTGCACCCAAACTAG
- the rpmI gene encoding 50S ribosomal protein L35 yields the protein MPKQKTHSGAKKRFRFTGSGKIMKEQINMRHNQEHMSNRRKRRLNVDQVVSKADYKTLKTLLGK from the coding sequence ATGCCAAAGCAGAAGACCCACTCGGGCGCCAAGAAGCGTTTCCGCTTCACCGGTAGCGGCAAGATCATGAAAGAACAGATCAACATGCGCCACAACCAGGAGCACATGTCGAACCGTCGCAAGCGTCGCCTAAACGTAGACCAGGTTGTCTCAAAGGCCGACTACAAGACCCTAAAGACCCTTCTCGGCAAGTAA
- the rplT gene encoding 50S ribosomal protein L20 has product MARVKNAVNGAKKRRTVLERAKGYRGQRSRLYRMAKQQMLHSLVYAYNDRRARKGDFRRLWIQRINAAARLNGMTYNRFIQGLNLAGIEVDRRILADLAVNDAKTFATLVATAKAALPADTSAPKVK; this is encoded by the coding sequence ATGGCAAGAGTAAAAAACGCGGTTAACGGCGCTAAGAAGCGTCGTACCGTACTAGAGCGCGCTAAGGGTTACCGCGGCCAGCGCTCACGTCTGTACCGCATGGCAAAGCAGCAGATGCTGCACTCGTTGGTTTACGCATACAACGACCGCCGTGCCCGCAAGGGTGACTTCCGTCGCCTCTGGATCCAGCGCATCAACGCAGCAGCTCGCCTAAACGGCATGACTTACAACCGCTTCATCCAGGGTCTTAACCTTGCTGGTATTGAGGTTGACCGTCGTATCCTGGCTGACCTAGCTGTAAACGATGCCAAGACTTTCGCAACCCTAGTAGCAACCGCAAAGGCTGCACTTCCTGCAGACACCTCTGCACCAAAGGTTAAGTAA
- the pheS gene encoding phenylalanine--tRNA ligase subunit alpha has protein sequence MSAENPITQSAVDSAVAEALVAIQAAEDLAALKAARAQAIGEQSPIAKLNAQMRSVPNEFKAAAGAMIGQARGQLNAAFSAKEAEFSAIEEQAKLAAESVDVTAAAQTSRIGARHPLSLLQDTIADVFVGMGWEIAEGPEIESEWFNFDALNFDADHPARAMQDTFFVEPVEANLVLRTHTSPVQVRSMLERDLPLYVLCPGRVFRTDELDATHTPVFHQVEGLAIDKGLTMADLRGTLEHFARIMFGPDAQIRLRPSFFPFTEPSAELDVWHPGAKGGARWVEWGGCGMVNPNVLKAAGIDPEEYTGFAFGMGIERTLMFRNDVRDMHDMVEADVRFSEQFGVSI, from the coding sequence ATGTCTGCTGAAAATCCAATCACTCAATCCGCTGTAGATTCGGCCGTTGCTGAGGCACTAGTTGCAATCCAAGCAGCCGAAGATCTCGCGGCCCTCAAGGCTGCTCGCGCCCAGGCTATCGGTGAGCAATCGCCAATTGCTAAGTTGAACGCCCAGATGCGCAGCGTTCCAAACGAATTCAAAGCAGCCGCCGGTGCCATGATTGGTCAAGCCCGCGGCCAACTTAACGCAGCATTTAGCGCCAAGGAGGCAGAGTTCTCTGCCATCGAAGAGCAGGCAAAGCTTGCGGCTGAATCGGTCGATGTCACGGCAGCAGCTCAAACATCACGCATCGGCGCACGCCACCCATTGAGTTTGCTCCAGGACACCATCGCTGATGTTTTCGTAGGCATGGGCTGGGAGATTGCCGAAGGCCCTGAAATCGAAAGCGAATGGTTCAACTTCGACGCTTTGAACTTTGACGCTGACCACCCTGCGCGAGCAATGCAGGACACATTTTTTGTTGAGCCGGTGGAGGCCAATTTGGTCCTTCGCACCCACACTTCTCCAGTGCAGGTTCGTTCCATGCTCGAGCGCGACCTACCACTGTATGTGCTCTGTCCTGGGCGCGTTTTCCGCACCGATGAACTCGATGCCACCCACACCCCGGTCTTCCACCAGGTTGAGGGCTTGGCGATTGACAAGGGCCTGACCATGGCCGACCTGCGCGGTACTCTCGAGCATTTCGCTCGCATCATGTTTGGTCCCGATGCACAGATTCGCTTGCGTCCTTCGTTCTTCCCGTTTACCGAGCCATCGGCTGAGTTGGATGTTTGGCATCCTGGCGCCAAGGGCGGAGCTCGCTGGGTCGAATGGGGTGGTTGCGGAATGGTGAACCCAAACGTCCTAAAGGCCGCGGGTATTGATCCTGAGGAGTACACCGGGTTTGCGTTCGGTATGGGTATTGAGCGCACCCTGATGTTCCGAAATGATGTGCGAGACATGCACGACATGGTTGAAGCAGATGTTCGCTTCAGTGAGCAGTTTGGAGTTTCGATCTAA
- the argJ gene encoding bifunctional glutamate N-acetyltransferase/amino-acid acetyltransferase ArgJ has product MTVTHAKGFTAAGVHAGLKKSGNLDLALVVNQGPLNAAAAVFTTNRCQANPIIWSKQVIADGQVAAIVLNSGGANCYTGPQGFQTTHATAEKVAEVLEVSAGDVLVCSTGLIGEQLDREKLLNGVTAAHAILSQDAGPSAAQAIMTTDSVAKVAHHTSPSGWAIGGMAKGAGMLAPGLATMLVVITTDAVVDSDALDRALRSATRVSFDRLDSDGCMSTNDQVTLMASGASGVSPSESEFQTALTDICMSLALQLLRDAEGSSHDIAIEVVNAASEADAVEVGRSVARNNLFKAAIYGNDANWGRILAAVGVTSAEFDPYDIDVDINGVSVSRKGQPDQPRELVDLTPREVAIKISLNAGPYSATIYTNDLTHEYVTENSAYSS; this is encoded by the coding sequence ATGACCGTCACACATGCAAAGGGGTTCACCGCAGCGGGTGTTCACGCTGGCCTCAAAAAATCGGGCAACTTGGACTTGGCGCTGGTTGTTAACCAGGGGCCACTGAATGCGGCCGCTGCCGTTTTTACCACCAACCGCTGTCAGGCCAATCCAATCATCTGGAGCAAACAGGTAATCGCTGATGGTCAGGTCGCGGCAATTGTTTTGAACTCGGGTGGCGCAAACTGCTACACAGGTCCTCAGGGGTTTCAGACAACCCATGCCACTGCAGAGAAGGTTGCAGAGGTTCTCGAGGTCTCAGCAGGTGACGTATTGGTGTGCTCTACCGGTCTAATCGGCGAGCAACTCGATCGCGAAAAACTGCTCAACGGTGTCACTGCCGCACATGCCATTCTTAGTCAAGATGCAGGGCCAAGTGCGGCTCAGGCCATCATGACTACCGACTCAGTGGCAAAGGTTGCACACCACACGAGTCCATCTGGTTGGGCAATCGGCGGCATGGCTAAGGGTGCCGGGATGTTGGCTCCTGGGTTGGCAACCATGCTGGTCGTCATCACCACCGATGCAGTCGTTGACTCTGATGCGCTCGACCGAGCATTACGGTCTGCAACTCGAGTTTCATTCGACCGTCTAGATTCAGACGGCTGTATGTCGACCAACGACCAGGTAACTTTGATGGCTTCTGGTGCCAGCGGAGTTAGCCCAAGTGAGTCTGAATTTCAAACCGCTTTGACCGATATCTGTATGAGCCTGGCCCTCCAGCTGTTGCGTGATGCAGAGGGCTCTAGCCATGACATTGCCATCGAGGTTGTCAACGCTGCCAGTGAAGCAGATGCCGTGGAAGTCGGTCGCTCAGTGGCCAGAAACAATCTCTTTAAAGCAGCCATTTATGGAAATGACGCCAACTGGGGTCGCATCTTGGCGGCGGTAGGTGTGACGAGTGCTGAGTTTGATCCGTATGACATCGATGTCGATATCAACGGTGTGAGCGTTTCACGCAAGGGACAGCCAGACCAGCCACGTGAATTAGTTGACCTGACACCTCGTGAAGTTGCCATAAAAATCTCATTGAATGCTGGCCCGTACTCGGCCACCATTTATACCAATGACCTAACTCACGAGTACGTGACCGAGAACAGCGCATACTCAAGCTAA
- the pheT gene encoding phenylalanine--tRNA ligase subunit beta, translating to MRVPLSWLAEYVDLPGDATPDSVMAELVKIGLEEEGSHSFGVSGPVVVGQVLEFTPEEQSNGKTIRWCQVRVAAEGMKAADGGDDVRGIVCGASNFEVGDKVVVCLPGAVLPGDFHITPRKTYGHVSDGMMASARELNLNDDHAGIIRLHELGLDPKVGTDALEVLNLNEKAAEVNVTPDRGYCFSIRGIAREYSHATGSDFRDPIGNVHPEAGHGFSLKIDDQSPIREKIGSERFVLRTVKGVDAKRPTPPWMVARLKLAGMRSISLIVDITNYAMLELGQPIHAYDLDKIQGGMVVRRAKAGEVLVTLDGQERKLHPEDLVIADDSGAIGLAGVMGGLSTEVSETTVNVLIEAAHFEPISIARTARRHKLPSEASKRFERGVDSNIAEFAAGRVVQLLEVQALGTADSLGADFRSHRAAAPIWLPADFASGLVGVDYTAKEIVDTLTLIGCVVASVDGGFEVIPPTWRPDLRHKTDLVEEVARITGYDRIPTRLPVAPPGRGLTASQRHRRSVITALANSGHVEVLNYPFVSAQQNTWFAASTDTARVRLANPMQGDLNEMRTSILPGLMDALRRNIARGLTDVAIFEEGSVFIPAPPVKVNPGLPAGDARPTDAQLQALASTIPVQPKRIAGVFAGNRVAQQVGVSAVETTYQDAIQAARVVVRSVGLDLVVRQASPAGFHPGRTAELSVSTAAGTFVLGYAGELDPKLTSENDLPRRVSAFEIDLSQLYAVAPKVIQAGALGVMPAATQDLSLLVPSSVPAADLQAAITEGAGPLLERIVLVDDYRGANLPEGQKSLTFALRFRAEDRTLTQVEASEARDSAVFLASERFGASLRA from the coding sequence ATGCGCGTTCCACTTTCATGGTTGGCGGAGTACGTCGATCTCCCTGGCGATGCCACCCCAGACAGTGTGATGGCCGAGCTCGTAAAAATTGGCCTTGAAGAAGAAGGCTCGCACTCATTTGGTGTCTCTGGACCGGTGGTGGTTGGCCAGGTGCTCGAGTTCACCCCAGAAGAACAGTCAAACGGTAAGACCATTCGCTGGTGTCAGGTTCGTGTCGCAGCCGAGGGTATGAAGGCTGCTGATGGTGGCGATGACGTTCGAGGAATCGTCTGCGGTGCCAGCAATTTTGAAGTCGGCGACAAAGTTGTTGTCTGCTTGCCGGGTGCAGTTCTACCGGGTGATTTTCACATCACTCCGCGCAAGACTTACGGTCACGTTAGTGACGGAATGATGGCCTCGGCCCGAGAACTCAACCTCAACGATGACCACGCTGGCATCATCCGGCTTCACGAGCTGGGTCTTGATCCGAAGGTTGGCACAGACGCGCTAGAGGTGCTGAACCTCAATGAGAAGGCAGCAGAAGTCAACGTCACTCCAGACCGTGGCTACTGTTTCTCAATCCGCGGTATCGCCCGCGAGTATTCTCACGCCACCGGTAGCGACTTCCGCGACCCAATTGGTAACGTGCACCCAGAGGCTGGGCACGGATTCTCACTGAAGATTGACGACCAGTCACCGATTCGAGAGAAGATCGGTTCGGAGCGTTTTGTCCTTCGAACCGTTAAGGGCGTAGATGCCAAGCGCCCAACACCACCATGGATGGTCGCGCGCCTAAAGCTTGCAGGCATGCGGTCAATTTCGCTGATTGTTGACATCACAAATTACGCGATGCTTGAACTCGGCCAACCTATTCATGCTTACGACTTGGATAAAATCCAGGGCGGTATGGTCGTTAGGCGAGCAAAGGCCGGCGAAGTTTTGGTCACCCTTGACGGGCAGGAGCGAAAACTCCACCCTGAGGACCTAGTAATTGCAGATGATTCTGGTGCAATCGGTCTAGCCGGTGTTATGGGCGGTCTAAGTACTGAAGTTTCAGAAACCACAGTCAACGTTCTGATTGAGGCTGCCCACTTTGAGCCAATTTCCATCGCTCGAACTGCCCGCCGTCACAAACTTCCGTCTGAGGCGTCCAAGCGATTTGAGCGGGGCGTAGATTCAAACATCGCTGAGTTCGCGGCCGGCCGAGTGGTTCAGCTTCTCGAGGTTCAAGCTCTCGGAACAGCCGACTCTTTGGGTGCTGACTTCCGCAGCCACCGTGCTGCGGCACCAATCTGGTTACCGGCCGATTTTGCATCGGGTTTGGTTGGGGTTGACTACACAGCCAAAGAGATCGTAGACACCCTTACTCTCATCGGCTGCGTCGTAGCTTCGGTCGATGGCGGTTTTGAAGTAATACCGCCAACCTGGAGGCCTGACCTCCGACACAAGACTGACCTGGTTGAAGAAGTTGCCAGAATCACCGGCTATGACCGAATCCCAACTCGCCTTCCAGTTGCACCTCCGGGCAGGGGATTGACCGCAAGTCAGCGTCATCGCCGTTCGGTGATCACTGCGTTGGCTAACTCCGGCCATGTAGAGGTCCTGAACTACCCATTTGTTTCTGCTCAGCAGAACACGTGGTTTGCTGCATCTACTGACACTGCCAGAGTTCGATTGGCTAATCCGATGCAGGGTGACCTCAATGAAATGCGCACATCAATCCTGCCTGGCTTGATGGATGCTCTTCGCAGGAACATCGCTCGTGGCTTGACTGACGTTGCAATTTTTGAAGAGGGCTCGGTTTTCATTCCAGCACCGCCTGTCAAGGTAAATCCAGGGTTGCCTGCCGGAGATGCACGTCCGACAGACGCTCAACTACAGGCACTGGCATCAACAATTCCGGTCCAGCCCAAGCGCATCGCCGGTGTATTTGCTGGCAATAGAGTCGCCCAGCAGGTCGGTGTCAGTGCTGTTGAAACTACATACCAGGATGCAATTCAGGCAGCCCGAGTTGTGGTTCGGTCCGTCGGGCTAGACCTAGTTGTTCGTCAGGCCAGCCCAGCGGGTTTCCACCCGGGCAGAACCGCCGAGCTTTCGGTCTCAACTGCAGCTGGAACCTTTGTCCTTGGCTACGCCGGAGAACTAGATCCAAAACTCACTTCCGAGAACGATCTTCCTCGTCGCGTGTCAGCATTCGAAATTGATCTTTCGCAGTTGTATGCCGTTGCGCCAAAAGTCATTCAAGCGGGTGCGCTCGGTGTCATGCCGGCCGCAACCCAAGACCTTTCGCTGCTGGTTCCTTCATCCGTTCCGGCTGCTGATTTGCAGGCCGCGATCACTGAGGGCGCAGGTCCATTATTGGAGCGCATCGTCTTGGTTGACGACTATCGGGGTGCCAACTTGCCTGAGGGGCAGAAGTCGTTGACCTTCGCGCTCAGATTCCGCGCCGAAGATAGAACACTCACGCAGGTAGAAGCTTCTGAGGCTCGCGACAGTGCAGTCTTTCTCGCTAGTGAGCGCTTTGGCGCATCGCTGCGGGCATAG
- the argF gene encoding ornithine carbamoyltransferase — translation MPRHFLKDDDISPVEQAEILRLALDLKKAPYSQKPFEGPQTVALIFDKTSTRTRVSFAVGVADLGGVPLIIDSQSSQMGAKESVADTARVLGRQVSQIVWRTYAHAGLEEMAQHAGVPVINSLSDDYHPCQILADLLTITEHKGNLAGLKIAYVGDASNNMANSYLVGCATAGMHVSVAGPANYLPDGGVVARAAAIADQTGGSVSVFGEPHLAVADADVVVTDTWISMGQEAEKEQRIRDFDGFTIDQEMFNAAKSDAIFMHCLPAYRGYEVSADVIDGPRSVIWDEAENRLHAQKALMLWLSQRA, via the coding sequence ATGCCTAGACACTTTTTGAAAGATGATGACATCTCTCCAGTCGAGCAGGCTGAGATCCTCCGCCTAGCTCTGGATCTAAAGAAGGCCCCATACTCGCAAAAGCCATTCGAGGGGCCGCAGACGGTGGCACTGATTTTTGATAAGACCTCTACCAGAACGCGTGTTTCATTTGCTGTTGGTGTGGCAGACCTCGGCGGCGTCCCGCTGATCATAGATAGCCAGTCCAGTCAGATGGGGGCAAAAGAGTCGGTAGCTGACACTGCTCGTGTGCTCGGGCGGCAGGTTTCTCAGATTGTTTGGCGCACGTACGCTCACGCAGGGTTAGAAGAGATGGCGCAGCATGCTGGGGTGCCGGTAATCAACTCTCTGAGCGATGACTACCACCCATGTCAGATCCTGGCCGACCTGCTAACCATTACCGAGCACAAGGGTAACCTTGCCGGCTTAAAGATTGCCTACGTCGGCGATGCCAGCAACAACATGGCCAACAGTTATTTGGTTGGCTGCGCCACAGCCGGCATGCACGTTTCAGTGGCCGGCCCAGCTAACTACCTGCCTGATGGGGGAGTAGTAGCGCGGGCTGCAGCTATCGCAGATCAGACCGGCGGTTCGGTATCGGTATTTGGTGAACCTCACCTAGCGGTGGCTGACGCAGATGTTGTTGTCACAGATACCTGGATCTCGATGGGGCAAGAAGCCGAAAAAGAGCAGCGCATCCGCGACTTTGACGGTTTCACCATTGACCAGGAGATGTTCAACGCGGCTAAGTCAGACGCCATATTCATGCACTGTCTGCCTGCCTATAGGGGCTATGAAGTTAGTGCCGATGTTATTGACGGGCCTAGGTCTGTAATTTGGGATGAAGCCGAGAACCGCCTGCACGCGCAAAAAGCCTTGATGCTGTGGTTGTCTCAGCGCGCCTAG
- the argC gene encoding N-acetyl-gamma-glutamyl-phosphate reductase, which translates to MVYSVAVAGASGNVGGELLRLIAVHPDLELKTVTASSMVGERVAALHPSVTKYADVVFKENNAENLSGHDVVFLALPHSKSAEVAAWLQGQDTLILDCGADFRLDSASDWEKFYGGTHAGTWTYGMPELLVQGGSAKQREALKATKRIAVPGCNVTAITIGLAPALSAHLVEPADIVSILTVGTSGAGRGATEKLQAEEPTGSAYAYQVGGIHRHTPEIEQNLAKAAGEPVQVSFTPVLASLERGILAVNTAVLKPGVDLLQIVTAYEEAYGNEAFIEVLPSGEFPKTSGIIGENKATIGLAIDEHANRLISVCAIDNLVKGTGGAAIQSMNIALGLPETAGLTSISLGQNGDN; encoded by the coding sequence ATGGTTTATTCAGTAGCTGTAGCTGGTGCAAGCGGCAACGTTGGCGGAGAGCTTCTACGCTTGATCGCCGTGCACCCAGATCTTGAGCTCAAGACCGTCACTGCGAGCAGCATGGTAGGGGAGCGCGTGGCCGCTCTGCATCCATCTGTGACCAAGTATGCCGACGTTGTGTTCAAAGAAAATAACGCCGAAAACCTATCGGGGCATGATGTTGTTTTTCTAGCCCTTCCGCATTCAAAATCTGCAGAGGTCGCAGCGTGGCTTCAGGGGCAGGACACCCTGATACTCGACTGTGGTGCCGACTTTAGGCTCGACAGCGCCTCTGACTGGGAAAAGTTCTATGGCGGCACCCATGCCGGAACCTGGACCTATGGCATGCCTGAATTGCTGGTCCAAGGCGGTTCTGCAAAGCAGCGCGAGGCCCTAAAGGCCACAAAAAGAATTGCAGTGCCAGGTTGCAACGTCACGGCCATCACAATTGGATTGGCGCCGGCCCTGTCTGCCCACCTCGTTGAACCTGCTGACATCGTCAGTATTTTGACGGTTGGAACATCGGGTGCCGGTCGCGGCGCTACCGAGAAACTTCAGGCCGAAGAACCCACCGGTTCGGCCTACGCCTATCAAGTTGGCGGCATCCACCGTCACACCCCAGAGATTGAGCAAAATCTTGCCAAGGCTGCGGGTGAACCCGTCCAAGTTTCATTCACGCCTGTTCTGGCCTCACTCGAACGCGGAATCCTCGCGGTGAACACCGCCGTACTCAAGCCAGGCGTGGATTTGCTTCAAATTGTCACCGCTTACGAAGAGGCTTACGGCAATGAAGCGTTCATCGAGGTATTGCCTAGCGGTGAATTCCCAAAGACCTCAGGCATTATCGGAGAGAACAAGGCCACGATTGGCTTGGCAATCGATGAGCACGCGAATCGCTTGATTTCGGTATGCGCAATCGACAACCTAGTAAAAGGAACCGGCGGAGCCGCGATCCAGTCGATGAACATAGCTCTTGGGCTTCCAGAAACTGCGGGACTCACTTCTATATCGCTTGGCCAGAACGGAGATAACTAG